The nucleotide sequence AGACGACGACTGCGGCAACTTGCGCTCGACTCGTTCTTTCGCTCAACCGTGTCGACTCGCatctcgctgcgccgcgagcgcGCTCCTGAAGGCGGAGACGGTGTGCgcgaggcagtggcgcagctgctgctccacacacgcactgtcATGTCGGATGTCTCGCCGACACAAGCGTATTTGGTTGACTTTTTCGCAGCCCAGATTATGTGCGGTgtgcgcagtgctgctgccgccgtggcaAACTCAccgtgcgcagccgcagccaaGGCAATTCATGAGCCAGTTGACGGACTAGGTGGGCAGGCGCCGAGCCCCGCAtccgcctccacagcaaTGATGAAGGAGCGGGCAAAGCCGCCCTTTGGGCAGCGCAACATTATGAAAAGCGGCGACTCCGCCTCAACCTCGGCCACCGCGTTACCGCACCATGACCGAGATGATATGGCCAACTCATACGCCTCTGCTACCAttgctgagcagctgctctaTATCATTCTCCGCACGAGCATTGCAGCGAACACACCGCGGCGGTCGATCGTCATGTGCGGTGATGACACGCCCGCGCTCCTAGCAGATGGACTGCGTACACCGCCGCAAAGTACCACCGGCACCACTGCGCTGACCtcagctcccctctccatgGCATGGCCTTCCGTTGTCGGCAACCTCACGCGCACAAAATCACGGTTAGACGACTTCAATTACGCCGGCCCCGCGATGCTATCTTCGAAAAACGAGCAATCGATATACCATTACTCTAACAGTGCTGGCGCTGTACGCCCAGCTGCGGCGTTGCCATACCAACCGTATTGCTGGCTAGCGCCATCGacagtggcgctggtggagcgctcacaggcgctgcgccgacaACAGCGCTGGACGTGCGACCTCGATCCGGTGGTCGAGGCCACCGTAGCTGGAAAGGGTTTATGCACCCGCAGTAGCCACTTGTCTGGGGGCGCTGGCACCCGCTTCACCGCTGTCGTATCGTTGCTCGACAGTGTGCGTAGCTCGTGGACTCCTCTACCTGGCATGGCAGACAGCGACGATGCCGCTGCGTTGACGGCTCTTGTGCACAACAGCGGGCTTCCGTTTGCCACAACATCACCCTCAGCTGCGCTGAACGTGGCACGCGAGGCGAGACCCGCAACTCGCTTCGGTGGTTTCCACTGGGGAcaggcgatggtggcggtggaagaCCCTGCCGTCGAGGCCCTCTTTGCAGCCGACTGCGCTCATCGCATCAGTTCACACCGTAGTGAGGCCGATGGTGTCCCCGACAATGAAGAGGCAACACCGACAAAGCAGCATGAGGCCGAGTCTGTGACAGCCGCCCTGCCCGCGTGCCGTACCCCTTTCGTATCCTGCCAGCCGTTGTACGACAGGGTTCTATACGCGCAGGTGCACCTGGCCCTGCACTGGTGCACCGCTGGCCTTGCTGATCCATTTTGTCTTACCGATAGGGACAATACGGCTGGGCCAAACCTACCGGCGCTGCGCGTTCGCAAAGAGTTTTATGCCCGCCCGTTGCAGACCAAATGTGGCGCCGggacagccgctgccgccactgctatCAGTGGTTTAGCCTCCTTGTTGGAGTGGGGCTGCTACTACGgaacgctgctgcgccgtcttcACCGTCTGTGCGACCTGGCTGACGACGTCACGCTGCGCGGCACTCTCGGCAGCTACGGCCGCTGTGCCATGAACACcctgcgcctcctgctgTGTTTGCTGCGGCGACAGATCGGGGAACTGGCAGACCAGGCAGGCGGGCCGCACGAACTAAGCTTTGCAGAGCTACTTACAGCACAACAAAGGCTGCAGCGCGCAGTGGagcaggtggaggtgctTGCGGCGTTTTTCGGCGTcccggcggctgcggctgccccaGCAACCCTTCGgcacgcaccagcagcgcccgAAACATGGGACCCCTTTGACGTCCTCCAAGATCGATGCTCATCGGCGTTACTTCTCTCGCGCTTGTACGAGTGCTTCAGCGCACGTCACGTCGACGCGCTTGGTCAGcacggcagcactgccacaCACTACCACGAGCTTCAGCAGGAGCGGCTCGCTGAAATGCTCATCTCGTTTGGCGGTGAGGGTAGTGACGAgacaccgctgcaggtgaagacctggggcggcggcgtccaccagcagcggcagaaatTTGGAGCTGCCCTGGCTGCCGTTGAATCGGGGACGGCGCCTCCCAGGGTAGAATTCTCACCCCTCGGCGCCGACAACAAGGGAGATGCGtgggagctgcagcgcaaggaGCTGCTCAGTGACTCCATCGACGCCATCGGGATCCTGCTCCGCGCCGTTCTGCGCCCTCTGAATACgatgctgcaccgctggcTCACGGCAGGCGAGCTGGCCGATCCGTATGACGAGTTCTTTGTGGTGTCGTCCCACGGCCAGACGCACAGCGGCTTCGCCTTGGAGCCGTCACCACAGCGGCTACCAGTATTTCTCTCGGTTGCAGCTGCCACAGATCTTCTTCAAGCCGGAGTAAGCCTGCGGGTGCttcgagcagctgcttcgcagGTGGTGCTCAGCGCCCAAAAAGACGCGCGCCGACTGGAGGCCATGGCAGAGGTCAATGAAGCTGCGGCCGAGGACTATgcagaggagctgctcgaTACGCAGACGCTGCGACGCGCGATCGAACAGTTCATCGAGCGACTCGTACACGGAGCACCGACAGCAGATGCAGCGCACGGTGTGGGACGCGCGGAGACTGGTGCAAacgacgatggcgatgcCGAAGACGCGGCCCtattgccgctgctgccgcgtgtCGACGTAATGTCGTCATACGGCGCCATCAACTGGTGGAAGGAGCACTACAAGGCCTGCACTGGTGTCTTGCTTGAAATGGTGGAGGCCGCGAATCCCAGGGAAGGCGGCGGCCAGGATAGCCCTGCGGAAGCTGCACCAGACCCGTCACTGTGGCTGCAagccgacgaggaggcgggattgtgtgctgctggagaggcggcagcggggggaaaagaaagggcaGATGACGCTGCTTCTTCCGAAACTCACACTGGTCGTGTCGATACGTCCCTCCTCTGTTCCACCGCTGCACGGGCCGCATGTGATGCAGGGAAAGGTGAACCAGACGATCACCATCTTCGTCACTTTCCTCACGACGCGGCTGTTTTCCCACCAAAGGAGTCGATGGGTGAGGTGCCGTCGTACGTCACCATTTTCATGAACTCcgacgaagaagaggacCATGGTGTTTACTCGGGGATGGCGAGAGCAGCAAACGGGCGGCAGGAGGTGGACaacgcctctctcgcttcctcaTCTCCTCGTTCCTCTACAACTGCGACGAGTGTGCTTGgtctgcgccgcatcgccggTTCCCGCTTCTCTACCGGCACAGCAGTGAGCTCGACGACCTCGTCGCGTGGTACCATGGCCCTCTATGGCGCCATCACAGAGGAGCTACGTCAAGTCtcgctgctcgagcagcagaCGGAGACAGACCTTGGCCAGTCCCGCCACACGCTCCGCGCCGAGTTTGACGCCCAACTGTGGCGCCGTCGACGCGAAGGCCGGCTGAGTGATTGGAAGGCCCAGCGACTGGCGCTACGACTGCGGCGAGTGCGCGCCATGGAGAGCATCGTTGATGAGCTGCGAGATATGTACATGATACGCGCAGTCGGGCACGCAGAAGTCCAAGAAGCAGCGTCGCACTCCGTCGAGGAAACTGAACAACACGGCACGGACGGAGAGCCTTTCATCCCCGGCGCTGCAATGGCGCAGATGCGTGCCGTGGTGCCGCTTCACCacctgccgccgtcgcgcgTTGCACCGCCGGTGATCCTGTACGCCGTGCCAGACTACGAGGATGGCGTCGATGGCGTGACCGGAGGGAGGCGTGGCAGTCGTGCCTTCGCTAGTCGTCCGCGCCGCACGAGCTTTGCGGCGAACCCCACCATCGTGGAGCTGCCCGCGACATCGGGGATGCGTCGTCGAGTAAGCACGCACGACACTCTTCAGTCATATGGGCGGAAGTGGCGCTCTCTCAGCGCAAGTGCACTGTTCATGAACAACTGCCCAAGGCCACCAgggtcaccgccgctgtcgggGCTCACGCCAAGGCGAGGGTCCGCGGCACCAGCCAGCACTAGGGGCGTCGCGCTCACCGACGCGCTGTCAGACGGAGCTAGTGTGCAGAAGAGCgagggcggtggtgtgggACCAGCGGTCAttcggcagctgcgtgaTGTCGACCCAGCCGCCCTGTCAGCGTTTGGCGTtatggagaagaggggccTTGTTGGGCCGGCAcacggcgctgtcgcgtcGTTTGCTAGGCCCTCCGCTTCGACTCTTTGGCAAGTCCCGCTGTCGCAGtcatcgcagcagcgctgcgaaCAAGTCGAGGCGGCAATACTGAAAGAGCACGCAGAGatggttgctgctgttgcaacggatgaagcgcacgcagaggcggtgcggcgcgaCGAGCTAGGGTACGCCCACCCAGATGCGCTCTTCAGAGTGGCGGACATCAACGACGATGAGTTCTTGCTGATGCGCACTGGCCCCAAAAGCTACGCGCGTCGTgaggcagaggaagcggcgctggcagagcTTGCAGCACGACAAGCGCAGCTGGCCGCTTGCACAGTTGATGATCCAGAATACCTTCGTCagttggctgctgctgctgcggtcttGACAGACCCCTGCTGCAACGGTCCTAAGGACAGCACCGCAGTGCCAAAGTGGTGCCTCTCGGCTCAGAAGTTCTCTTCAATGCCGACCAAAACAGAACGTGATGCCGCGGCATGTGACGATCGCGCCGAGGAGGATGTCGGTGCGGACGACAGTGCAACTCAGCTGAGGAGGAACGCGGATCTACCTCCGGCGCTAGATTCTGCGTGGCAGCAAGATGATCCACAGCGAGTCTGGCGTGAAGTGAGGACGTCGATGACGAGGACAGCAGCCATGGGGAAGAGCTTCACAGACGAGTTGTGGTCGTGGACCGCAGGGGAGGCGCATCGCTGGTACTTTGACGACCTCACCCCGCTGCACCACGTTCTCATCGGTGCGGAGGTGGACCGCGCACTTCTTGTCGACCTCGCCCTCACCTGCGACGAGGCGGAAGCGTTGCAACGCTGTAGCGGGTACTACCGCGCGCTTGGCCAGTACACAGCCAACTTCCTCACGcacaaggcgctgcagctaaCGCTGTTGCCGCCTTACGGCTCTCTCTACCGCCTCACAACGCAGTTTCTGGACGTTTGCTTGCTGCAGAAGGCGCCGATTGCCATGCGCCTCATGGATGTCTGGATAGCGTGTGTCGACACCGCACTGGAAGTGATGGCAGAGGCTGAAGAACCGGCGATGGTGCACTCAATTATAATGGGGGAGACGCGGCTGtcggcgttggcggcgctCAAAGACACCCGGCAGGGGGTGACGGTGGCCGAcgcgctctcctccctcaacTCTGCCTTCCAGCGTGAGTGGGCAACATGTGTCACGAATGGGGAATTGACGGTAAAGCTGGAGTGGAGGCTCACATCAAAGGATGACGAAGGACATGAACAGCTTGACTCTTCAGGAAAGGCTCTCGAGAGTGCTGTCGGCTTCACAGAGGGCGACGGTGCAGCTGAGGAGGGTAGCTGGAACGCCTCCAGGGCTTCCCGTCTGCCACGCCAATCGGCGCCCTCATCGCACGACAACGCAGAGAAAGTGTCAAGGTCGCTGTCTCCTATTCAATCCTTCCTTGCCTCGCTCAGCCTGGTGGCGGTGAGCCCGTGGTGCAGTGGAGCTTGGTTGCTGCCTGATCACATGCTGCATTGCACTGGCGCCATCTTTCGCACGCTCCTGTTTTGGAAGAGCGCGGAGCGGATCGTGCTGCATGCGTGGCGCACCGGCATGGATAGTGGCATCCCCAGCGTCTTCTTCTTTTGCAGTGTCGTGCGTCAAGTGTTGGTGTCCAGCCTTCAAGAGACATTGTGGGGCCGACTGGTAGAGCTGACGACGGCGTACCGAAAGAGTCTGCAATTCGAGGCCGGAGTCCTCTACACGTACAG is from Leishmania panamensis strain MHOM/PA/94/PSC-1 chromosome 35 sequence and encodes:
- a CDS encoding hypothetical protein (TriTrypDB/GeneDB-style sysID: LpmP.35.2330), coding for MDEGDFALLPSSHSDGVPRSHGSHPNPPHTTSERCPAPLLLSDMAHRIAPSTFFGAPGTPVSVLNLVTALPLLLSLDRSHYTATMNSAPEGVLDTLTASAARGGGRLEPLSWTMAATDASTAAVRAVLYARGTPSWQAKRRRLRQLALDSFFRSTVSTRISLRRERAPEGGDGVREAVAQLLLHTRTVMSDVSPTQAYLVDFFAAQIMCGVRSAAAAVANSPCAAAAKAIHEPVDGLGGQAPSPASASTAMMKERAKPPFGQRNIMKSGDSASTSATALPHHDRDDMANSYASATIAEQLLYIILRTSIAANTPRRSIVMCGDDTPALLADGLRTPPQSTTGTTALTSAPLSMAWPSVVGNLTRTKSRLDDFNYAGPAMLSSKNEQSIYHYSNSAGAVRPAAALPYQPYCWLAPSTVALVERSQALRRQQRWTCDLDPVVEATVAGKGLCTRSSHLSGGAGTRFTAVVSLLDSVRSSWTPLPGMADSDDAAALTALVHNSGLPFATTSPSAALNVAREARPATRFGGFHWGQAMVAVEDPAVEALFAADCAHRISSHRSEADGVPDNEEATPTKQHEAESVTAALPACRTPFVSCQPLYDRVLYAQVHLALHWCTAGLADPFCLTDRDNTAGPNLPALRVRKEFYARPLQTKCGAGTAAAATAISGLASLLEWGCYYGTLLRRLHRLCDLADDVTLRGTLGSYGRCAMNTLRLLLCLLRRQIGELADQAGGPHELSFAELLTAQQRLQRAVEQVEVLAAFFGVPAAAAAPATLRHAPAAPETWDPFDVLQDRCSSALLLSRLYECFSARHVDALGQHGSTATHYHELQQERLAEMLISFGGEGSDETPLQVKTWGGGVHQQRQKFGAALAAVESGTAPPRVEFSPLGADNKGDAWELQRKELLSDSIDAIGILLRAVLRPLNTMLHRWLTAGELADPYDEFFVVSSHGQTHSGFALEPSPQRLPVFLSVAAATDLLQAGVSLRVLRAAASQVVLSAQKDARRLEAMAEVNEAAAEDYAEELLDTQTLRRAIEQFIERLVHGAPTADAAHGVGRAETGANDDGDAEDAALLPLLPRVDVMSSYGAINWWKEHYKACTGVLLEMVEAANPREGGGQDSPAEAAPDPSLWLQADEEAGLCAAGEAAAGGKERADDAASSETHTGRVDTSLLCSTAARAACDAGKGEPDDHHLRHFPHDAAVFPPKESMGEVPSYVTIFMNSDEEEDHGVYSGMARAANGRQEVDNASLASSSPRSSTTATSVLGLRRIAGSRFSTGTAVSSTTSSRGTMALYGAITEELRQVSLLEQQTETDLGQSRHTLRAEFDAQLWRRRREGRLSDWKAQRLALRLRRVRAMESIVDELRDMYMIRAVGHAEVQEAASHSVEETEQHGTDGEPFIPGAAMAQMRAVVPLHHLPPSRVAPPVILYAVPDYEDGVDGVTGGRRGSRAFASRPRRTSFAANPTIVELPATSGMRRRVSTHDTLQSYGRKWRSLSASALFMNNCPRPPGSPPLSGLTPRRGSAAPASTRGVALTDALSDGASVQKSEGGGVGPAVIRQLRDVDPAALSAFGVMEKRGLVGPAHGAVASFARPSASTLWQVPLSQSSQQRCEQVEAAILKEHAEMVAAVATDEAHAEAVRRDELGYAHPDALFRVADINDDEFLLMRTGPKSYARREAEEAALAELAARQAQLAACTVDDPEYLRQLAAAAAVLTDPCCNGPKDSTAVPKWCLSAQKFSSMPTKTERDAAACDDRAEEDVGADDSATQLRRNADLPPALDSAWQQDDPQRVWREVRTSMTRTAAMGKSFTDELWSWTAGEAHRWYFDDLTPLHHVLIGAEVDRALLVDLALTCDEAEALQRCSGYYRALGQYTANFLTHKALQLTLLPPYGSLYRLTTQFLDVCLLQKAPIAMRLMDVWIACVDTALEVMAEAEEPAMVHSIIMGETRLSALAALKDTRQGVTVADALSSLNSAFQREWATCVTNGELTVKLEWRLTSKDDEGHEQLDSSGKALESAVGFTEGDGAAEEGSWNASRASRLPRQSAPSSHDNAEKVSRSLSPIQSFLASLSLVAVSPWCSGAWLLPDHMLHCTGAIFRTLLFWKSAERIVLHAWRTGMDSGIPSVFFFCSVVRQVLVSSLQETLWGRLVELTTAYRKSLQFEAGVLYTYSALESFTIDHAAFLRECEFYMLCGPQFQRHVRPVLQAMVNTVEEVERALRLAQVSIRVARRQYMATFYFMVKRGSSSSSSGSDSDESAEADCCRETKERPTVMSAPRHVFTPSRWSRRARMEQDVGKVQGSDGVSRASPWYLRPLEDALVHHSKALSPPEATGSELTVATAHDTNPKTDLDSARTPPRGAAKGKRRRAAQAERSPSSALSSATTARSSTPVVDKSLFSVMSAAGSGEETRREGNPAPTAVSRKKRRRGGSQPVGVRRPTAGAAASTAMAPWASAAAPRLQTRRYSWSAGRTTRQSAASAPAPASPATGAAITNTSVMKRPCRSRHHGKRLSSAKREERRIKLRAIAERKIKEEVEHQHRLMRDMASLHLRRFELLTQSLRDALAEVMVKENVKGMEEESIAAAAAAISDGASLKSIKDLHKAQRQHMNRYAYISTVLQRLDALIEVMATQV